TCCTTTGGTTTCATTACACACCTCACTAAAAAATTAGGTTGTTGATATTTACCTTTTATCCAATAGCTTCGCTGCCTCTTTCACCAGTTCTGATGCGGATGCATTCAGGCAGGTCCAATACAAAAATCTTCCCGTCGCCGATTTGCCCCGTCTTTGCACCGTCGATGATTGCTTTGATTGTTTGCTCAACGAAATCATCGTTCACCGCTATCTCCAGCCGGATTTTTTTCAGCAGATTAACTTCCATCCCGACGCCGCGGTATGATTCGTGATAGCCCTTTTGTTGCCCACAGCCCAGTGAATTTGTCACCGACATTTTATACACCTCTTCCTTGTACAGGGCCTGTTTTACATCGTTGAGCTTGTGTGGCTGGATATATGCTATTATCAGCTTCATAATTATATCTCCTTCAATCCGGGACATCCCGATTTATTCAGTGGTAAATATTTGAAATCCTGCATACGCCTCATTGCCGTGCTCGCCGATATCAAGCCCGCGTATTTCTTCTTCTCTCGAAACGCGGATGCCAATGACCGCTTTCAGAACGGCCCAGGTCAATCCGGCTATGACCAACACAAACGCTCCCACTGAAACAACAGCAGCCACTTGAGCTTTCAGCAAAGTCAGCCCGCCACCGTAGAATAGACCGTTACCCGTTGCCATGCCTGCAATTTTATCCTTTGCAAACAGTCCGACACAAAGGGTTCCGAATATGCCATTGACAAGGTGCACGGACAATGCGCCTACGGGGTCGTCCAGATGTAAACGGTCGAATATCATTACTGCGAGCACAACGAGAATACCGGCTATCAGGCCTATTACCAATGAACTGCCTACAGTGACGAAGGCACAAGGCGCTGTAATCGCCACAAGACCTGCGAGACATCCATTTAATGTCATACCCAGGTCAGGTTTACCAAGCAGCAGCCATGAGGTTATCGTTGCGCTCATAATCGCCATTGCAGCCGCCATATTGGTAGTTACCGCTACGTGGCTGATTGCGATTGGGTCGGCTGTCATTGTTGAGCCGGGGTTAAATCCGAACCATCCGAACCAAAGTACAAATGTCCCTATAGTTGCCAGTGACAGATTATGACCTGGGATAGCTCTGATGTGGCCGTTGCCGTATTTGCCGATTCGTGGTCCGAGCAATATTACCCCCGCCAACGCCGCCCATCCGCCGACACTATGCACCACGGTTGAACCTGCGAAGTCGAACGTTCCCATCTTCGCCAGCCAGCCGCCCCCCCAAATCCAGTGCC
This genomic window from Phycisphaerae bacterium contains:
- a CDS encoding P-II family nitrogen regulator, which gives rise to MKLIIAYIQPHKLNDVKQALYKEEVYKMSVTNSLGCGQQKGYHESYRGVGMEVNLLKKIRLEIAVNDDFVEQTIKAIIDGAKTGQIGDGKIFVLDLPECIRIRTGERGSEAIG
- the amt gene encoding ammonium transporter, with amino-acid sequence MDTKVIIDTIWVLITAKMVFFMNLGFAAVESGFARSKNCVNILSKNFIVFAVSSLGFLILGWGLMFGDGNGFVGLKGLLFAGGLDNSPATGEAYHGVYSAISWTGVPFWAKFFFQLVFCGTAATIVSGAVAERIKYISFIIFSFVMAMLIYPIVGHWIWGGGWLAKMGTFDFAGSTVVHSVGGWAALAGVILLGPRIGKYGNGHIRAIPGHNLSLATIGTFVLWFGWFGFNPGSTMTADPIAISHVAVTTNMAAAMAIMSATITSWLLLGKPDLGMTLNGCLAGLVAITAPCAFVTVGSSLVIGLIAGILVVLAVMIFDRLHLDDPVGALSVHLVNGIFGTLCVGLFAKDKIAGMATGNGLFYGGGLTLLKAQVAAVVSVGAFVLVIAGLTWAVLKAVIGIRVSREEEIRGLDIGEHGNEAYAGFQIFTTE